The following are encoded in a window of Cyprinus carpio isolate SPL01 chromosome B18, ASM1834038v1, whole genome shotgun sequence genomic DNA:
- the cpt1b gene encoding carnitine O-palmitoyltransferase 1, muscle isoform: MAEAHQAVAFQFTVTPDGIDLQLSREVLKHIYLSGVTSWKKRAIRFKNGVLTGVYPASPSSWLIVVIAIMSTMYARIDPSMGMIDRIKTSLPVSEFMTVQTQTVLSAILFATGLWLSFIFLLRYILKALLSYHGWIFESHGKMSFSTKVWLSLVKLLSGRRPLLYSFQASLPHLPVPSIDDTINRYLESVRPLLDDEQYKQMESVANDFKKDPAPKLQKHLKLKSWWATNYVSDWWEEYIYLRGRDPIMVNSNFYTMDLLYVIPTHRQASRAANVVHAMLQYRRKLERGELTPLRALGIVPMCSFQYERMFNTTRIPGIETDFVQHLKDRKHLVVYHRGRFFKVWLYYGGRHLLPSELELQFQRILDDKSEPQPGEIKLPSLTAGNRVPWARARLKYFNEGVNRASLEAIETAAFFLTLDDETHGYDPENIRSLDLYAKSLLHGKCYDRWFDKSFTLIVYKNGKIGVNTEHSWADSPIIGHMWEYVLATDCFHLGYTAEGHCKGDINKSLAPPTRLQWDIPKACQVIIEGSYMIAKGIADDVDFHGCLFNEFGKSLIKKCRTSPDAFIQLALQLAHYRDKGEFCLTYESSMTRMFREGRTETVRSCTCESTAFVKAMEDERTTNEQRLALFKKAADKHQNMYRLAMTGAGIDRHLFCLYIVSKVMDIDSPFLKQVLSEPWRLSTSQTPQQQLNLIDIQKFPKYVGAGGGFGPVADDGYGVSYIIVGEDLITFHISSKFSSPETDSFRFGQNIRQAMLDIRALFNPKEKKM, from the exons ATGGCCGAGGCTCATCAGGCAGTGGCATTTCAGTTCACCGTCACACCTGATGGCATTGACCTACAGTTGAGCCGCGAGGTTCTCAAACACATCTACCTATCTGGAGTGACATCATGGAAGAAACGTGCCATACGCTTCAAG aatggTGTTCTCACGGGTGTGTACCCCGCCAGTCCCTCCAGCTGGTTAATTGTAGTTATTGCAATAATGAGCACCATGTATGCCAGGATCGACCCCTCTATGGGCATGATTGACAGGATCAAGACATCTCTACCTGTGAG TGAGTTTATGACCGTTCAGACTCAGACGGTGTTGAGTGCCATCCTGTTTGCCACAGGCCTGTGGTTATCATTCATCTTTCTGCTGCGGTACATCCTGAAAGCTCTTCTGTCCTATCACGGTTGGATCTTTGAGTCACACGGCAAAATGAGCTTCTCTACTAAAGTCTGGCTG AGTCTTGTAAAGCTGTTGTCCGGTCGGCGACCGTTGCTTTACAGCTTCCAGGCATCTCTGCCCCATCTGCCAGTACCGAGCATTGATGACACAATCAACAGG tatCTTGAATCAGTTCGACCTCTTCTGGATGATGAACAATATAAACAGATGGAAAGTGTTGCTAATGACTTCAAAAAGGATCCTGCACCCAAACTCCAAAAACACCTCAAACTCAAATCCTGGTGGGCCACAAATTAT GTGAGTGATTGGTGGGAGGAGTACATCTACCTGAGAGGACGGGACCCCATCATGGTCAACAGCAACTTCTACACAATG GATTTGCTCTATGTGATCCCTACACACAGACAGGCTTCACGAGCAGCAAACGTAGTCCATGCCATGTTGCAGTATCGGCGTAAGCTGGAGCGAGGAGAACTTACCCCG CTGAGAGCTCTTGGGATTGTCCCCATGTGCTCTTTTCAGTATGAGAGGATGTTCAACACCACCCGTATTCCTGGCATTGAGACTG ATTTCGTGCAGCATCTGAAGGACAGGAAGCACTTGGTTGTGTACCACCGAGGCCGTTTCTTTAAGGTGTGGCTGTACTATGGTGGTCGCCACCTTTTGCCCTCAGAGCTTGAGTTGCAGTTTCAACGTATCCTGGATGACAAGTCTGAACCTCAACCTGGAGAGATCAAGCTGCCTTCACTGACTGCCGGGAACAG GGTTCCCTGGGCCAGGGCCCGTTTGAAGTACTTCAACGAGGGGGTCAACCGGGCGTCTCTGGAGGCCATTGAAACGGCTGCATTTTTTCTGACTCTGGATGATGAAACACATGGATACGATCCAGAGAACATACGGTCCCTAGACCTCTACGCCAAATCTCTTCTACATGGAAAGTGTTATGACAG GTGGTTTGATAAATCCTTCACTTTGATTGTCTACAAGAATGGTAAAATTGGCGTCAACACTGAGCATTCATGGGCTGACTCCCCTATCATAGGACATATGTGGGAG TATGTTTTAGCCACAGACTGTTTCCACCTTGGATATACGGCGGAGGGACATTGCAAAGGAGATATCAACAAAAGCCTGGCACCCCCTACCAGACTACAGTGGGACATCCCAAAAGCA TGCCAGGTGATTATTGAAGGTTCTTACATGATTGCAAAGGGAATTGCTGATGATGTGGATTTCCACGGCTGCTTGTTTAACGAGTTTGGGAAGAGCCTGATAAAGAAATGCAGAACAAGTcctgatgcttttatccagctGGCACTGCAACTAGCTCATTACAGG GACAAGGGTGAATTCTGTCTGACTTACGAATCATCCATGACGCGCATGTTCCGCGAGGGCCGGACGGAAACCGTGCGCTCATGCACCTGTGAGTCCACAGCTTTTGTAAAAGCAATGGAGGATGAAAGAACCACG AATGAGCAAAGGTTAGCGCTCTTCAAGAAAGCTGCAGATAAACATCAGAACATGTACCGCCTGGCCATGACTGGAGCTGGGATCGACCGCCATCTCTTCTGTCTCTACATTGTGTCCAAAGTAATGGACATCGACTCGCCCTTCCTCAAACAG GTTTTGTCAGAGCCCTGGCGCCTCTCCACCAGTCAGACCCCTCAACAGCAGCTCAATCTCATCGACATTCAGAAGTTTCCCAAATATGTGGGAGCAGGAGGCGGCTTTGGGCCC GTTGCTGATGACGGTTATGGTGTTTCTTACATCATTGTCGGCGAGGATCTCATTACATTCCACATTTCCAGCAAGTTCTCCAGCCCTGAAACG GACTCATTCCGTTTTGGGCAGAACATCAGACAGGCCATGCTGGACATAAGAGCTCTATTCAACCCAAAAGAGAAGAAGATGTGA
- the LOC109109206 gene encoding selenide, water dikinase 1 produces MSVRESFNPESYELDKNFRLTRFTELKGMGCKVPQDVLQKLLESLQENHYQEDEQFLGAVMPRLGIGMDTCVIPLRHGGLSLVQTTDYIYPIVDDPYMMGRIACANVLSDLYAMGVTECDNMLMLLGVSNKLTEKERDKVMPLVIQGFKDASEEAGTSVTGGQTVINPWIVLGGVATTVCQPNEFIMPDNAVPGDVLVLTKPLGTQVAVAVHQWLDIPEKWNKIKLVVTQEDVELAYQEAMLNMARLNRTAAGLMHTFNAHAATDITGFGILGHAQNLARQQRTEVSFVIHNLPVLAKMAAVSKACGNMFGLMHGTCPETSGGLLICLPREQAARFCAEIKSPKYGEGHQAWIIGIVEKGNRTARIIDKPRIIEVAPQVATQNVNTTPGATS; encoded by the exons ATGTCGGTGCGGGAATCTTTTAACCCGGAGAGTTATGAACTCGACAAGAACTTCAGACTAACACGCTTCACAGAGCTCAAGGGAATGGGCTGCAAAGTCCCTCAAGATGTGCTCCAGAAACTTCTAGAATCCCTGCAGGAAAACCATTATCAGGAAGATGAGCAATTCCTCGGGGCTGTAATGCCCAGACTAG gCATTGGTATGGACACCTGTGTGATTCCGTTGAGACACGGAGGCTTGTCACTTGTGCAGACCACAGACTATATCTACCCCATAGTGGACGACCCATATATGATG GGGAGAATTGCGTGTGCCAATGTGCTGAGTGATCTGTATGCCATGGGAGTAACAGAGTGCGATAACATGCTGATGCTTCTTGGCGTCAGCAACAAACTCACAGAGAAG gaGCGTGATAAGGTCATGCCTCTGGTCATCCAGGGGTTTAAGGATGCATCTGAGGAGGCGGGAACCTCTGTTACAGGAGGCCAGACTGTTATCAATCCTTGGATAGTCCTGGGAGGCGTGGCCACAACAGTGTGCCAACCTAATGAGTTCATTAT GCCAGATAATGCAGTACCAGGGGACGTGCTGGTTCTTACCAAACCTCTAGGAACACAAGTGGCGGTCGCAGTGCACCAGTGGCTGGACATC CCAGAGAAATGGAATAAGATAAAGTTGGTCGTCACTCAGGAGGATGTTGAACTGGCTTATCAGGAGGCCATGCTGAACATGGCTCGACTCAACAGAACAG cGGCCGGGCTGATGCACACCTTCAATGCACACGCAGCAACTGACATCACAGGGTTTGGGATCCTGGGTCACGCTCAGAATCTGGCCCGGCAGCAGCGTACAGAGGTGTCCTTCGTTATTCACAACTTGCCGGTTCTCGCCAAGATGGCAGCCGTCAGCAAAGCTTGCGGGAACATGTTTGGCCTCATGCACGGCACCTGCCCAGAGACCTCAG GGGGTTTGCTGATCTGTCTTCCACGTGAGCAAGCGGCCCGTTTTTGCGCCGAGATCAAATCTCCCAAGTACGGCGAGGGTCACCAGGCGTGGATCATCGGCATCGTAGAGAAAGGCAACCGTACGGCACGCATCATCGACAAACCCCGCATCATCGAAGTCGCACCGCAAGTGGCCACACAGAATGTCAACACCACCCCGGGAGCCACGTCTTAA
- the LOC109108903 gene encoding choline/ethanolamine kinase-like, with product MLLLGRIGVITYSGSVLSLSLRSIGFLARKIMNSSPRAKCMSDGAGSVGRCVEDDAVSDRPAGGDSLMAAEERHPRSASPRGVNGEDDSEAESHQDGRNVDVDPETRRRAFSWCRDFLSGSWKAISEHDFQISIVSGGLSNLLYMCSLPDDVQPTGVEPRRVLLRIYGAILQGVDSLVLESVMFAILAERELGPHLYGIFPEGRLEQYLPSNRLCTEQLGFPEISAEIASKMARFHRMEMPFNKEPKWLFATIDRYMEQVKTIKFVREAHIKKFTKLKKYDLPAELENLRSLLAATLSPVVFCHNDVQEGNILMLDGRENSSDKLMLIDFEYSSYNYRGFDFGNHFCEWIYDYTYNQWPFYKAKVENYPNRQQQLHFIRHYLSEKGGIAPADQARIEEDMIIEANRFALASHFLWGLWSIIQAKISKIEFGYMDYAQHRFDTYFKQKKLFS from the exons ATGCTGCTGCTGGGGCGGATAGGTGTCATTACTTATAGCGGTTCGGTTCTTTCACTCTCTTTAAGGAGCATTGGGTTTCTAGCGCGTAAGATCATGAATTCCAGCCCGAGAGCGAAGTGCATGAGTGATGGAGCTGGAAGTGTAGGCAGATGCGTCGAGGACGACGCGGTTTCAGACAGACCTGCTGGAGGAGACTCACTGATGGCGGCCGAGGAGAGACATCCAAGATCTGCCAGTCCCCGCGGTGTGAACGGAGAAGATGATTCTGAAGCGGAGTCCCATCAGGACGGCCGTAACGTGGATGTGGACCCGGAGACCAGGAGGAGGGCGTTCAGCTGGTGCCGTGACTTTCTGTCCGGATCATGGAAGGCTATATCAGAGCACGACTTTCAGATCAGTATAGTCAG TGGAGGACTCAGTAATCTGCTGTACATGTGCAGTTTACCTGACGATGTTCAGCCCACCGGGGTCGAACCCCGACGAGTTCTGCTCCGGATCTACGGGGCCATTCTACAG GGAGTGGATTCTCTTGTTTTGGAAAGTGTTATGTTTGCCATTTTAGCAGAGAGAGAGCTGGGCCCACATCTCTATGGCATTTTCCCAGAAGGTCGTCTGGAGCAGTACTTGCCT agTAATCGCTTGTGTACGGAGCAGTTGGGGTTCCCAGAGATCTCAGCTGAAATAGCCAGTAAAATGGCACGATTCCATAGGATGGAGATGCCATTCAACAAGGAACCCAAATGGCTGTTTGCAACCATTGACCG GTATATGGAACAAGTTAAAACAATCAAATTTGTGCGTGAAGCTCACATCAAGAAATTTACCAAGCTAAAGAAGTATGATCTTCCTGCAGAACTGGAGAATCTGAG ATCACTGCTGGCAGCTACCCTCTCTCCAGTTGTGTTCTGCCATAATGACGTACAGGAAG GCAATATCCTCATGTTAGATGGCCGAGAGAATTCATCTGACAAATTAATGCTTATTGATTTTGAATACAGCAGCTATAACTACAG AGGCTTTGATTTTGGGAATCATTTCTGTGAATGGATATATGATTACACATATAATCAGTGGCCCTTCTACAAGGCAAAGGTGGAGAATTACCCCAACAGACAACAGCAG ttacattttatCAGACACTATCTGTCTGAAAAGGGGGGCATTGCACCTGCTGACCAAGCCAGGATAGAAGAGGACATGATCATTGAGGCAAACCG gtTTGCCCTTGCGTCTCATTTCCTCTGGGGTTTGTGGTCCATTATTCAAGCCAAGATCTCCAAAATCGAGTTTGGATATAtg GACTATGCACAGCACAGGTTTGACACGTACTTCAAACAGAAGAAGCTCTTTTCCTAA